A window of Jannaschia sp. M317 contains these coding sequences:
- a CDS encoding carbohydrate ABC transporter permease — protein MSATDVNTGGPIWRNGSVTGAVLGALWTFTVAVAVAVVMAFATGDLFRPLILPSLGWGALVGFAAVWNRQWLWPAALALVVLGWVGFGPLLAESSLGSNLFGQLAVAIGTGLGLRKMCAPLPKGDATKHEWEEAIIAFLTGFGYVFFTAMIAIPFYVMVMTSLKSQQALLQNPLDFSLDWEKGWGLLRSYQELFRDYGFGSYLWTSFYVSVFTVILTLLFSVPGAYAVARLKFRGRAAFSRSILLIYMVPMIVLALPIYIAFSVTGLRNSIPGLLMIYPVTTIPVALYMLQGYFRGLPAEVEEAGLMDGLSRLQVIWKITLPLSLPALASVSLYVFMIAWNEFLLAFMLLDDPGIFTLTRGVSALNSSEVPRQHLMAGAVIATLPIMVIFLGLEKFMTKGLTAGSVKG, from the coding sequence ATGAGCGCGACCGATGTGAACACCGGCGGGCCGATTTGGCGCAATGGTTCGGTGACCGGTGCCGTTCTTGGGGCGCTCTGGACCTTTACCGTGGCCGTTGCCGTGGCGGTCGTCATGGCCTTCGCCACCGGCGATCTGTTTCGCCCGCTGATCCTGCCCTCGTTGGGTTGGGGGGCTCTGGTCGGGTTCGCGGCTGTCTGGAACCGGCAATGGCTGTGGCCTGCCGCGCTGGCGCTGGTGGTTCTGGGCTGGGTCGGCTTCGGCCCCTTGCTGGCGGAATCCAGTCTTGGGTCCAACCTGTTCGGGCAGTTGGCCGTGGCAATCGGCACGGGGCTGGGCCTGCGCAAGATGTGCGCGCCATTGCCCAAAGGCGATGCGACCAAACACGAGTGGGAGGAGGCGATCATCGCTTTCCTGACCGGCTTCGGCTACGTCTTCTTTACCGCGATGATCGCCATTCCGTTCTATGTGATGGTCATGACCTCGCTGAAGTCGCAGCAGGCGTTGTTGCAGAACCCGCTCGACTTTTCGCTGGACTGGGAAAAGGGCTGGGGCCTGCTGCGGTCCTATCAGGAGCTGTTCCGCGACTATGGCTTCGGCAGCTATCTGTGGACCTCGTTCTACGTCTCGGTGTTCACCGTCATCCTGACGCTGCTGTTTTCGGTGCCGGGGGCCTATGCGGTGGCGCGGCTGAAGTTCCGGGGGCGGGCGGCGTTTTCGCGGTCTATCCTGCTGATCTACATGGTGCCGATGATCGTTCTGGCGCTGCCGATCTACATCGCCTTCAGCGTCACCGGGCTGCGCAATTCCATCCCTGGGCTGCTGATGATCTATCCGGTCACGACGATCCCGGTCGCCTTGTACATGTTGCAGGGCTATTTCCGGGGGCTTCCGGCCGAGGTTGAAGAGGCCGGGCTGATGGACGGGCTGTCTCGGTTGCAGGTGATCTGGAAGATCACGCTGCCGCTGTCTCTGCCGGCGCTGGCTTCGGTATCGCTCTATGTGTTCATGATTGCCTGGAACGAGTTCCTGCTGGCTTTCATGCTGCTGGATGATCCCGGAATCTTCACGCTGACACGCGGGGTTTCGGCCCTCAATTCCTCCGAAGTGCCAAGACAACACCTGATGGCGGGCGCGGTGATCGCCACGCTGCCGATCATGGTGATCTTCCTTGGCCTCGAAAAATTCATGACGAAGGGCCTGACGGCCGGGAGCGTCAAAGGATGA